From Quercus lobata isolate SW786 chromosome 11, ValleyOak3.0 Primary Assembly, whole genome shotgun sequence:
TGTTGTTTGCACTTTGATTTTGTCCTTCTGATGTACCACTGGCCGCTACTCATTAAAAACTGGAATTTTGGGTTTCATTCTATCAATTTAATCACACATATAAGAATCCAAGGGGAATTTGGAGCTTATTCTAGCAATTCGGCCTTTACACAAAAACGTCCCCGACATTTTGGAAAATCCACAAAAGAGTCACACAGCTAAAACAAGATAAATCATGCCTCTAAAgttgaagaataaaaaaatatgtggtGTTTCTTCAGCCAACTCAGTCTGTACCCATCCTAACCCATTCTAATTTGCACCATAAAAGTGAGAAAACCCTAGGAGAGTAGATTGAGATTCAGGAGAGCAAGAAAATCATTGTTcctttaagagagagaaaactcaTTCATTCCGTAAGAGAAtccattgttttcttttctctttccctctcacTATGTTCATATCTTAAGAGAAGATTTTCCAAACACTCCATATTACCTTCTAAATGATATCCTTTGAGTGATTGGTGCAAGAAATCTTAGGAGAAGCTACACCACAAATCCAGGAGGCCTTGGTGACTTACCATTGGTCGCTTAATGCATAGACTTCTATATTAAGTGAAGAAAGGACTCTGAAAAGTCGGTTGCTGTTGAAGCTTGAAGGGCTCAAGTTCTAGGGGAGGTTTAGGCTTAGAGGTAATTTGTTTAGGAGTCCGTTTCTAATTAATGTTCCCCTGAATTTTATTAGGTTGCAAAGGATGTTGAACTgtgatattttttctttgatctcaATTATTCATGGGGGGGAAAAGAATATGCACTCCAACTGGATAAAATAGACAGCTCTAGATGATGAAAATTGTAAGCAATTAAAAAGCAAGACATTTCATAGAAAGTAAAATTAAGTATAGGACTAACCTTAGCCTCTCTACTAACCCAAGGATGCTAATCAGGAGTAGTAGGCCTAATCAAAAATTTTCTGCATAGATATTAtgtaattcattttattttaatcaataaaCCACAAATATTCATGTATAGAATAAACTTGAGTGACTTTGATATTCGTTAGTAATGCTTCTTCCTTTCAGTGCATTGCTATGCagatatatttgtttaaacATTTTTACATTGAGAATAACTCTATCTAGACTTCAAATTACCAATTTCAAACACTTGTAGTATCCTAATATGGAACAAAAGTAGGAAGGAAATCTTATTGGGGATTAACAGACTGAAAGGTAAAGTACAATGATCTTAAGGCCCTGCATTTTGCTTGATGTTatcatcatcaattttcatagatttcagcTTATCTTGCTGATGGGCCATATCATAAGTTGCATGGAGACCAAAGAATACATAGTATAGTAGCATTACAATGCTGCATATTCCGAACCTGATAAATGACTTAGAACCCAAAGATCCCATGAGAAAGATATTTGTTGCAATTGACAATGATGGAAACCAAGGGACAAGTGGAACCCCCCAAACTTTTGGAGTCCTTTGTTGAGGCACAAACAATGAAATTCCTACAGTACCCAAGAACCAAATAGGAACAGTAATGGTGTATCCAACCCAACCATTAGGCATTAGTCCCCAATAAGCTGCAGTTGCCATTGAGGAGGCAATAATCATCAGCAAGAAGATAACTAGCTTTATAAGGTTAACTTTGGAAGTGACTTCTTTGACATAATATCTCCTCACAAGAAGTGCAACAGCCATCATCATAAAGATAAAGAGTGTACTCACAGATAACAAGCCTGCCAAGACATCCAAACTCGAAAATAAAGCAATACAAGCAGCTAGAATGGTAATCAATAATGTAGCATTTATCGGAGTTCCTGTCTTTGGATGGACAAGAGCAAACCATGGCGGAATCATGTGTGCTCTTGCAATGTGAGTAATATATCGTGCCTGTCCTAATGCTCCTACCAAAAGAACAGTGGTCATTCCCTTTAGAGCACCAAGAGCTACCAAGTACTTAGCCCATTTCATTCCCACGCTCTGAAATGCTACAGAGTATGCTGCATTCCGGTCTATTTCTGAAGATTTCTGCATCATAGCCAATGCAAGTGCCATCAAGCAATATATCACTGTGATGATTGACATTGATCCAAGCAATCCAAGTGGTATGTCTCTGGCTGGATCTTTGGTTTCTTCGGCCATGGTAGCGATATTGTCAAAACCACCATAAGCAAAGTAGACAATTGCAGCAGCTTGAAAGATTCCTTTAGCTCCATTAGGCAAAAAGGGTGTCAAATTAGAGGTTTTAGCATGAGCAAATCCTGCAATTATCACAAATACAATTACTGCAGTGTTAATTGCAGATGCTATCCAATTGAAGTAAGAGGTTTTCCTTGTGCTGATCATTGCAATTGTTGCAGAAATTGCCAAAACAGCAACAGCAATTGGGTCCAGGAGATTATAACCATTGGTGAGGCTTGTGTGAATGCGCAATGAATTAGGTTGGCGATTTAGTAGGGTGGTGAAGTAAGAAGTCCATGCTCTAGCAACAGCTGCAGTTCCAACAATACTTTCAAGAAGTATATTTCCTGCTGTTATGAAAGCTGCAAAGTCACCTAATTCAATCCTTAAGTATGCAAATGACCCTCCTGCTACTGGA
This genomic window contains:
- the LOC115967279 gene encoding cationic amino acid transporter 5, whose translation is MGEVGDDVQPRSYWRWKKQDFFPEESFQNWGTYRFALLQTRHRFKDRLISRSNDAEEIGELRKQSENDMKRCLTWWDLTWFGFGSVIGAGIFVLTGQEAHDHAGPAIVLSYVASGVSAMLSVFCYTEFAVEIPVAGGSFAYLRIELGDFAAFITAGNILLESIVGTAAVARAWTSYFTTLLNRQPNSLRIHTSLTNGYNLLDPIAVAVLAISATIAMISTRKTSYFNWIASAINTAVIVFVIIAGFAHAKTSNLTPFLPNGAKGIFQAAAIVYFAYGGFDNIATMAEETKDPARDIPLGLLGSMSIITVIYCLMALALAMMQKSSEIDRNAAYSVAFQSVGMKWAKYLVALGALKGMTTVLLVGALGQARYITHIARAHMIPPWFALVHPKTGTPINATLLITILAACIALFSSLDVLAGLLSVSTLFIFMMMAVALLVRRYYVKEVTSKVNLIKLVIFLLMIIASSMATAAYWGLMPNGWVGYTITVPIWFLGTVGISLFVPQQRTPKVWGVPLVPWFPSLSIATNIFLMGSLGSKSFIRFGICSIVMLLYYVFFGLHATYDMAHQQDKLKSMKIDDDNIKQNAGP